The nucleotide window CTGAAGGCCATCTCCGGGACGTCCGGGTCGCCCCAGGCCGCGACCTCCCGACCCGCGACCCGGACCACACCACTGGCCCCACTGGCGGCAAGCAGCGGGCCGACCACGTCGCGGTGACTCGTGTCGGAGGCCTGTGCCGCCAGGTAGGTCTCGATGTCGGCGGCGTCACTCGTCCACCGGGCGCCGAACTCCTGGACGACCCGCTCCAGCCGCTGCCGATCCACCGACACGTGACCCATGCCCAGCAGTGTCCAACACCCCCGCCACCGGGAGCGGCAGCTGTGACCAGCCACATAGGATCGGCCGACCTCGTACGTCGGACCTGAGGAGCGTCCCGGATGACCCTGCTGGAGCGTCTGCACCGGGCCGGTATGCGTGAGGTCGTCACGGTGCAGCCGGTGACGGGCGGGCTCGCGGCGCTCGCGGGCATCGCCACCCGTCGGGATGCTCCGCCGGTGTTCGTCAAGGCCTTCGCCGACCCGCCAGCCGACGACGTCTTCGTCGCCGAGGCCGAAGGGCTGGCCGCCGTGCGCGAGCTCGGCGGCGTGGCGACACCCGAGGTGATCCTGGCGGATCGGGACCTGCTGGTGTTGTCGGTGTTGCGGGCGAGGCCGCGGAGCGAGGTCTTCTGGGAGCAGTTCGCGCACCTGCTCGCCCGCCTGCACCTGAGCACGACCCATCCTCGCTTCGGCTGGCACCACGACAACTGGCTGGGCCGTCGCCGGCAGATCAACACGTGGAACGACGACGGCTTCGCATTCTTCGCGGAGCACCGGCTGCTTCGCTGGCTCGATCAGCCCCGCGTCGAGGCGGCGCTCGACGCGGAAGACCGAGCGGCGCTGGAACGGCTCTGTGACCGGCTGCCCGACCTGCTGCCGGACCGGCCGGCGTGCCTGACGCACGGTGACCTGTGGGCACAGAACATCCTGGCCACCGCGGACGGACAGCCCGCGCTGATCGACCCGGCCGTGTCGTACATGTGGGCCGAGGTCGACCTCGCGCACGTCTGGTCCACCTCGCCCCCGCCCGAGGCACGACGGATGTTCGAGGTCTACGCGGAGTTGACCTCGCTCGACGGTGACTGGGAGGCCCGCATGCCGGTCATCCAGCTGCGACAACACCTCGCCGTGCTGGCCCAGTTCGACGACGACTGGGGCGCGGCCGATCAGATCCGCGCCGTCCTAGCCCCGTTCCGGACACGACAGTGACCGGAGAACCCGGCCGCCGAGGCCCGTGAGCGGAGCGGGCGTCGGGCCCTCCATTACGGTGGCCCCTGGAATGGGGGTGGCCATGGCACCGGAAGTGTCGCCGCGAAGGGCCAGGGCCGTGCTCGTCGCGCTGTCCCTCGCCGCGTTCGCCTTCATCACGACGGAGTTGCTGCCCGTCGGTCTGCTGACCCACATCGCCCCCGACCTCGGCCGATCCCGCTCACAGGTGGGTCTGCTGGTCAGTGGGTACGCCGTCGTGGTGGTGCTGGCGTCGGTGCCGCTGACCCGGCTGACCCAGCGGATCCCCCGGCGGCACCTGCTCGGCGGCACGATGCTCCTGTTCGCCGCCGCGAACGCCGCCGCCGCGCTCGCGCCGTCGTACGCCGTGCTGGCCGGCTCCCGCCTGGTGACCGCCCTCGCCCAGGCACTGTTCTGGTCCATCGCCACGGCGACCGCGATCGGGCCGTTCCCGGTCGCGGTGCGCGGTCGGGCGGTAGCGCTGTTCGCGACCGGGGCGACGCTCGCCCCGGTGCTCGGCGTACCCCTCGGCACCTGGCTCGGGCAGCAAGCCGGCTGGCGTGCGGCGTTCGCGGTGCTCGCCGGGGTCGGTCTGGCGATCGCCGCCGCGGTGCTGGTCCTCCTCCCCTCCTATCCCCCGGCCGCCGGCGGCGCGGCCCGGGGTTCCGCACCGGACGGGCGGCGCTTCGCCGTGCTGTTGATCGCCACCGCCCTCGGCATCGGCGGTTTCATGACGCTGCAGACCTACGTGACACCGTTCCTGCTCGACGTCAGCGGCTTCGCCGACGCGGTGCTGGCACCGCTGCTGTTCGTCTCCGGCGCGGCCGGCGTCGTCGGAACGCTGGTCGCGGCCCGGACTCTGGACACCCGACCGATCGCGTCGCTGCTGACGCCGCTGAGCATCGGCACGGCCTCGCTGCTCGGGCTGTACGCGCTCGGCGCGCTCCGGCCGGGTGTGGTCGCGTTCCTCGCCGGGATCGGCCTCGCGTACGCGGCGTTCGGCTCGGCCGTGCAGAACCGGATGCTGCAACTGGCCCCGGGCAGCACCGACATCGCGTCGGCCGGCGTCAGCACCGCCTTCAACGCCGGCATCGCCGGCGGATCACTGCTCGGCGGCGCCCTCCTGCCCGCCTCGGGGGCACGCCCGCTCGCACTCGCCGGCGGGCTGCTGACGCTGGCCGCGCTCACGCTGCTCGCCGTGGACACGCGTCGCGGCCGCGCCGTCGGGTCGGAGCCGACGGTCGCTCGTCCCCCGGCTACGCGCCGCCCGGATTCGCCTGCGACCGGAAAACCTTCCGGTACGCGCCAGGTGTGACGCCGAGGAGTAGGCGATCATCGTCGAATTGATGGTCTATCGGCTTGGCTCGCCCACGGGAGTTGGTCGGTGAGCCCGCGTCGTGTCCCGCCGTTCGTCGGCACGGCGGGCGAGCGGCGGGACAGGAGGTATCCGGTCAGTGCGGCGGCGAGGCCGGCGAGGCCGGCCGTCGCGAACCCGCCCGCCGGCACGGAGAGGTCGATCGCCACGCCGACGAGCGGGGATCCGAGCGCGAAACCGGCGCTCTGCGCCGACGATTGCAGACCGATGACCTCGCCCCGCACACCGGGCGGCGCCAGCCGGCTCACCGCGTCGGCCACCGTGCCAAGGGTCGGCGCGGTGAGGAGCCCGCTGCCAACGACCGCCACGCACAGCCAGGGCCAGTCGCGGGCCAGCCCGGCCGGTATCGTCACGAGCCCGAGCAGGCCGAGCAGCAGCCAGGTGGGCAGCGGCCGGGTCAGCGCGCCGTAGATCAGCCCGCCGATGACGGACGACACGCCGAACACCACGACGACCACGGCGGCCCAGGACACCTGACCGGCCTCCCGCAGCGTGGCGACGATGGCGAGGTCGACGCCGCTGAGCAGCGTCGTCGTCCCGAACGCCATCATCAGCGCGGCGATCATCCTGGCGTCCAACCACTGCCGGCGTGCGGGTCGGTCCCCCGCGCCGGCCTCCCCCTCGTCCTGGGCCCGCATCGGCGGGTTGAGCACGGCGATACCGACGCCACCGGCCAGGATCGCGGCGCCGACCCCCCACGCCACCACGTCGGGGGACACCGTCGCCGCGCCCAGAATCACCACCGCCGGCCCCACGATGTACGACAGCTCGCCCTGCACCGATTCCAGCGCGAACGCGGCCCGGCGCTGCTCGGCCGTCGTCATCGCGGCGATCGCCTGTCTGCCCACCGCCTGGGCCGGCACCATCAGCAGGCCCGCCACGAAGCTGGCGACCAGCAGGAACCCGTACGGCAGGACCGGCACGCCCAGCCAGAACACGACCTGCGCGGTGACGGTCACCAGCAGGACGAGGCGCAGGCCCCGCGAGTCGATCATGCGACCGAGCAGTGGGCCGCCCAGCGCCACTCCGGCGGTCAGGGCCGCCGCCACACCACCCGCCGCCGCGTAGCTCAGCTCCAGGCCCAGGACGACGAAGAGGGTCAGCGCCATCACATCGGCAGTTATCGCGGTGCGGGCGAGCAGCGAGACGCCCAGCAGCGGCGCCATCCCTGGCACGGCGAGCACCTGCCGGTATCCGGTCACCCCATTGACGCTAATTCCCTCCGCCCGCCATAAGAAGACACCATCTTGTTGAGTCCGGCATAATGCGTGCTTATGGCGAAGGATCTGGAGATCACCCTGCTGCGGTCGTTCGTCGCCGCCGTGCGGGAGGGCAGCATCAGCCGCGGCGCGACAGCGCTCGGCCATACCCAGCCCGGTCTGAGTCAGCAGTTGCGCAAACTGGAGAGCGTCGTCGGCCATCCGCTGCTGCACCGCTCGTCGTCAGGTGTCTCGCCCACCCGGGCGGGCGAGGAGCTCCTGCCATACGCCGAACGCATTCTCTCGCTCTCCGCACAGGCACTCGCCGAAACCGGACGCGCGCTCACCGGCCACTGTGGCGTCGGATTGCTCGAAGACCTCGCCGCTGCCCACCTGCCGCAGGCCCTCGCCGACCTCGCCCGCCTGCATCCCGGCGCGACGCTGGAGGTGCTCAGCTGCTCCAACGCCGCCATGCGGGAGGCCTACGAGGCGGGCCGCGTCCAACTCGTGCTCGACGCGGTACCGGACATTCCCGGGCCGCCGCGCTGGACGGTGCGCGCCCCGCTGGTCTGGGCGACCGGGCAGGGTGTGGACGTCAGCGCCGATCCGCTGCCGGTGGTGCTGTTCTCCAACCCGTGCTCCTGGCGTACGTCCGTGCTGGACGCGCTGGAGCGTGCCGATCGGCGCTGGCGGGTGGCCTTCGAGAGCAACAGCCTGGTCGGGGTGCTCGCCGCGGTACGGGCCGGGCTCGGCGTGGCGGCGCTCATGCCCGCGAACCTCGAACCGGTCATGATCTGCCGCGACGCGGACGCCCTGCCGGTCCTGCCGGACGTCGAGTTCGGCCTCGCCCGGCATCCACGGACCGAGGGTGATCCGCTGATCGACGCCGTGGAGAGGGTGCTCCGTCGCATCCTCTGAGCACTCGCCCTCGCCGTTGGGCAGGCTGTCACCCACCGCCCGCGCTGACGACCGCCATCACGATCAGGGTGCGTCGCCGCCGCTGACTCATCAGCGCGAAACAGGCGGTGAGCACCACCAGCTCCAGCTCGGCCCACTCGCCGGTGACGTCGACCCGGATCGGCCCGCCGCGTCGGCCGGGGAGGCCTATCGCGAGGCGGTGTCCGTCGCGTACCAGCTCACCGCCGCAGCGACCGGGCGCCCAGCGGGCCACCCCGCCGGGTCCCGGCATGTGCGACCGACCCGGGTTGAGCCGTACCGGCACGCCGTGCTCGCCCCGGGCGGCGAACCCGATGCGTCGGCGGTCGGTCGGTGCGACAGTCCAACGGCCGGTGCCAGTGCGGATCTCGCCACACCGCCAGGTCCAGCCGGTGCCCAGCGAGGCGCGCGCCCCGGAGTCGAGGACGAAGGCCCCGTCCTGTTTGCGCACGGTCAGCGCGGTCATCGGTTCGCCCCTTCCGGACGCGACCGCGGCAGGCCGAGGATGAGGATGACGCCGACGCTCAGGTGCAGCAGCGCGAGGGTCGCCTTCGCTCCCCCGCCGACGCCACTCGGCGGCCCGACCAGGAGCGACAGCAGCAGGACCGCGACCGCGACCGATGTCCACCAGACGCGGGAGCGGTTGGTGCGGCGTTCCAGCACCGCGAGCAGCGCCCAGCCGGCCAGTGCCGCGACGGCGGCGGCCACGATGACCGCGGCAACGCTGATCTGCCGGGTCGAGCTTCCGGACCTGACCGCCAGGTCCACACCGGCCGCCGAGTCCAGGAGCGCGAACTCGGCCACCGCCACCGCGATCGCGCCGGCCGCCACCGCGGCTCGTCGCAGGAGAAGGTTGTTCGTCATGGTCCGAGTCTGCGGACCGGACCGGGCCGGACGCGTCGGTCCAGACGCCGCGGCGGGTACGTCCACCGGCGGCTCGGCGTACTACCAAAGAAGGTGGTACGGCCCGCCGCGAGCCCAGTAACCTGCGCGATGTGGATGCGGCGACGTGCGAGGTCAAGCCGCCGCGGACGTGGCGTTCCGTCCCGGTGGCCGTGACCACCGTGGCGATCGGCGTCCTCGTCGCGACCATGCTGTGGTCCGCCACCCGGTCCAGCTCCACCGGCCTGGTCGGCGTCGACGTCGGGCTGGCGGTGGCCGCCCTGGCCCTCGTTCCGGTGGTCGTCCGCCGCCCACAGGTCGGTGGCGTGCTGGCCGGCCTGCTCGTCGCGCTGTCTCCGGTGGCCACGCCGGTGGCCAGCTTCGCGGTGCTGTTCACCGCCCGCAACCGGCCGTTTCGGCAAGCGGTGGCGGTGGCGGTGGTCGGCGTGGCGGGCGAGGCGGTGCAGGCGTTCTGGCGACCGGTGCCCAGCCTGCCGTACGGGTGGCGGCTTCTGCTGATGGCGATCGCGTACGCGGCCCTGCTCGGCTGGGGCACCTGGGCCCAGGCCCGCAACGCCCTGCTGGCGGCGCTGCGGGACCGGGCCCGGCGGGCCGAGCAGGAGCAGGAACGACGGGTCGGCGAGGCGCGGGCGGCGGAGCGCAACCGGATCGCGCGGGAGATGCACGATGTGCTGGCCCACCGGTTGTCA belongs to Micromonospora ureilytica and includes:
- a CDS encoding fructosamine kinase family protein, translating into MTLLERLHRAGMREVVTVQPVTGGLAALAGIATRRDAPPVFVKAFADPPADDVFVAEAEGLAAVRELGGVATPEVILADRDLLVLSVLRARPRSEVFWEQFAHLLARLHLSTTHPRFGWHHDNWLGRRRQINTWNDDGFAFFAEHRLLRWLDQPRVEAALDAEDRAALERLCDRLPDLLPDRPACLTHGDLWAQNILATADGQPALIDPAVSYMWAEVDLAHVWSTSPPPEARRMFEVYAELTSLDGDWEARMPVIQLRQHLAVLAQFDDDWGAADQIRAVLAPFRTRQ
- a CDS encoding MFS transporter, whose amino-acid sequence is MAPEVSPRRARAVLVALSLAAFAFITTELLPVGLLTHIAPDLGRSRSQVGLLVSGYAVVVVLASVPLTRLTQRIPRRHLLGGTMLLFAAANAAAALAPSYAVLAGSRLVTALAQALFWSIATATAIGPFPVAVRGRAVALFATGATLAPVLGVPLGTWLGQQAGWRAAFAVLAGVGLAIAAAVLVLLPSYPPAAGGAARGSAPDGRRFAVLLIATALGIGGFMTLQTYVTPFLLDVSGFADAVLAPLLFVSGAAGVVGTLVAARTLDTRPIASLLTPLSIGTASLLGLYALGALRPGVVAFLAGIGLAYAAFGSAVQNRMLQLAPGSTDIASAGVSTAFNAGIAGGSLLGGALLPASGARPLALAGGLLTLAALTLLAVDTRRGRAVGSEPTVARPPATRRPDSPATGKPSGTRQV
- a CDS encoding MFS transporter, with amino-acid sequence MTGYRQVLAVPGMAPLLGVSLLARTAITADVMALTLFVVLGLELSYAAAGGVAAALTAGVALGGPLLGRMIDSRGLRLVLLVTVTAQVVFWLGVPVLPYGFLLVASFVAGLLMVPAQAVGRQAIAAMTTAEQRRAAFALESVQGELSYIVGPAVVILGAATVSPDVVAWGVGAAILAGGVGIAVLNPPMRAQDEGEAGAGDRPARRQWLDARMIAALMMAFGTTTLLSGVDLAIVATLREAGQVSWAAVVVVVFGVSSVIGGLIYGALTRPLPTWLLLGLLGLVTIPAGLARDWPWLCVAVVGSGLLTAPTLGTVADAVSRLAPPGVRGEVIGLQSSAQSAGFALGSPLVGVAIDLSVPAGGFATAGLAGLAAALTGYLLSRRSPAVPTNGGTRRGLTDQLPWASQADRPSIRR
- a CDS encoding LysR family transcriptional regulator, giving the protein MAKDLEITLLRSFVAAVREGSISRGATALGHTQPGLSQQLRKLESVVGHPLLHRSSSGVSPTRAGEELLPYAERILSLSAQALAETGRALTGHCGVGLLEDLAAAHLPQALADLARLHPGATLEVLSCSNAAMREAYEAGRVQLVLDAVPDIPGPPRWTVRAPLVWATGQGVDVSADPLPVVLFSNPCSWRTSVLDALERADRRWRVAFESNSLVGVLAAVRAGLGVAALMPANLEPVMICRDADALPVLPDVEFGLARHPRTEGDPLIDAVERVLRRIL
- a CDS encoding DUF6069 family protein yields the protein MTNNLLLRRAAVAAGAIAVAVAEFALLDSAAGVDLAVRSGSSTRQISVAAVIVAAAVAALAGWALLAVLERRTNRSRVWWTSVAVAVLLLSLLVGPPSGVGGGAKATLALLHLSVGVILILGLPRSRPEGANR
- a CDS encoding sensor histidine kinase yields the protein MDAATCEVKPPRTWRSVPVAVTTVAIGVLVATMLWSATRSSSTGLVGVDVGLAVAALALVPVVVRRPQVGGVLAGLLVALSPVATPVASFAVLFTARNRPFRQAVAVAVVGVAGEAVQAFWRPVPSLPYGWRLLLMAIAYAALLGWGTWAQARNALLAALRDRARRAEQEQERRVGEARAAERNRIAREMHDVLAHRLSLLAAAAGAMEYRPDAPPERLSAAAGVIRASAHHALDELREVITLLRSDDAESPTDAPPGRTLADLPRLVDEARAAGQQIEVDDPLGPPVEIPPTVGRTAYRIAQEALTNARKHAAGQPVRLVLGGAPGSGLSIAVSNPTTPDSGATGSAGTGLIGLAERAALSGGRVAHHVDAAGRFHLTAWLPWPT